A region of Jannaschia sp. W003 DNA encodes the following proteins:
- the glpD gene encoding glycerol-3-phosphate dehydrogenase, producing the protein MANGPDIADVLVIGGGINGCGIARDAAGRGLSVVLCEMDDLASATSSASTKLFHGGLRYLEYFEFDLVRKALREREVLLRMMPHIAWPMRFVLPYHPAQRFEGDTPTSRLLGLAMPWMRGRRPAWLIRLGLAMYDGLGGRTILPGTETVRLRGRPEGEPLQDRFEKAFEYSDCWVEDARLVVLNARDAEARGAEILARTKVVSAEVRDGAWVAALEDRETGARTERRARMIVNAGGPWVGDILKGALRSKAREGVRLVRGSHIVTRRLFDHGKCYFFQGTDGRIMFAIPYETDFTLIGTTDAEHPDPSEPAVCTEDEKRYMIDFVNAYLKRPVTMDDIVWTYSGVRPLYDDGARSATAATRDYVLKVDRTAGAPVLNVFGGKITTYRRLAEGAMAHVNETLGHDAGDWTAGAPLPGGDFPVDGVDALVAGLRRDHPFLDARWALRLVRAYGTEARAMLDGAASAEALGEDFGATLTAREVDWLMDREWARTPDDVLWRRSKLGLRLDGAGEAALRRHMERRLAADLQPAEVAQ; encoded by the coding sequence TTGGCGAATGGTCCGGACATCGCGGACGTCCTCGTGATCGGGGGCGGCATCAACGGATGCGGCATCGCCCGCGACGCCGCCGGCCGCGGCCTGTCCGTGGTGCTGTGCGAGATGGACGACCTCGCCTCGGCCACGTCCTCGGCCTCGACCAAGCTGTTCCACGGCGGCCTGCGCTACCTCGAGTACTTCGAGTTCGACCTCGTGCGGAAGGCGCTGCGCGAGCGCGAGGTATTGCTGCGCATGATGCCCCACATCGCCTGGCCCATGCGCTTCGTGCTGCCCTACCACCCCGCCCAGCGCTTCGAGGGCGACACGCCCACCTCGCGCCTCCTGGGGCTGGCGATGCCGTGGATGCGCGGGCGCCGCCCCGCCTGGCTGATCCGCCTGGGGCTGGCGATGTACGACGGGCTCGGCGGGCGCACGATCCTGCCGGGCACCGAGACGGTGCGCCTGCGGGGCCGCCCCGAGGGCGAGCCGCTGCAGGACCGCTTCGAGAAGGCCTTCGAGTACTCCGACTGCTGGGTCGAGGACGCGCGCCTCGTGGTGCTGAACGCCCGCGATGCCGAGGCGCGCGGCGCCGAGATCCTGGCCCGCACCAAGGTCGTCTCCGCCGAGGTCCGGGACGGCGCCTGGGTCGCCGCGCTGGAGGACCGCGAGACCGGCGCCCGCACCGAGCGGCGCGCGCGCATGATCGTCAACGCGGGCGGGCCGTGGGTGGGCGACATCCTGAAGGGCGCGCTGCGCTCGAAGGCGCGCGAGGGCGTGCGGCTGGTCCGCGGCAGCCACATCGTCACCCGGCGCCTGTTCGACCACGGCAAGTGCTACTTCTTCCAGGGCACCGACGGGCGCATCATGTTCGCGATCCCCTACGAGACCGACTTCACGCTGATCGGCACCACCGACGCCGAGCACCCCGACCCCTCCGAGCCGGCGGTCTGCACCGAGGACGAGAAGCGATACATGATCGACTTCGTGAACGCCTACCTGAAGCGCCCCGTCACGATGGACGACATCGTGTGGACCTACAGCGGCGTGCGGCCCCTCTACGACGACGGCGCCCGCTCGGCCACGGCGGCCACGCGCGACTACGTGCTGAAGGTGGACCGCACCGCGGGCGCGCCGGTGCTGAACGTCTTCGGCGGCAAGATCACCACCTACCGCCGGCTGGCCGAGGGGGCGATGGCGCACGTGAACGAGACCCTCGGCCACGACGCCGGCGACTGGACCGCCGGGGCGCCCCTGCCGGGCGGCGACTTCCCCGTGGACGGCGTGGACGCGCTGGTCGCGGGCCTGCGCCGCGACCACCCGTTCCTCGACGCGCGCTGGGCGCTGCGCCTCGTGCGCGCCTACGGCACCGAGGCGCGCGCGATGCTGGACGGCGCCGCCTCGGCCGAGGCGCTGGGCGAGGACTTCGGCGCGACCCTGACCGCGCGCGAGGTGGACTGGCTGATGGACCGCGAATGGGCGCGCACGCCCGACGACGTGCTCTGGCGCCGCTCGAAGCTGGGCCTGCGGCTCGACGGGGCGGGCGAGGCGGCCCTGCGGCGGCACATGGAGCGGCGGCTGGCCGCGGACCTGCAACCGGCGGAGGTGGCGCAATGA
- a CDS encoding carbohydrate ABC transporter permease, with protein sequence MSDTVSAPGAASIPGDVAPSRARTLARRFRPSGSAVVMTLYLLFLLLPIYWLVNMSLKTNAEILGGFSLWPRRPTLANYETILTDPSWYMGYVNSLIYVVMNTAISLAVALPAAYAFSRYTFMGDKHLFFWLLTNRMAPPAVFALPFFQLYSSVGLFDTHIAVALAHCLFNVPLAVWILEGFMRGVPREIDETAYIDGYSFPRFFVRIFMPLIASGIGVAAFFCFMFSWVELLLSRTLTTVDAKPIAATMTRTVSASGLDWGVLAAAGVLTIVPGALVIWFVRNYIAKGFALGRV encoded by the coding sequence ATGAGCGACACCGTCTCCGCCCCCGGCGCGGCCTCCATCCCCGGCGACGTGGCGCCCTCGCGGGCGCGCACCCTCGCGCGGCGCTTCCGCCCCTCGGGCAGCGCCGTGGTGATGACCCTCTACCTGCTGTTCCTGCTCCTGCCGATCTACTGGCTCGTGAACATGAGCCTGAAGACCAACGCCGAGATCCTGGGCGGCTTCTCGCTCTGGCCTCGGCGGCCCACGCTCGCGAACTACGAGACCATCCTCACCGACCCGTCCTGGTACATGGGCTACGTGAACTCGCTGATCTACGTGGTGATGAACACGGCCATCAGCCTCGCCGTGGCGCTGCCAGCGGCCTACGCCTTCTCGCGCTACACGTTCATGGGCGACAAGCACCTGTTCTTCTGGCTGCTCACCAACCGCATGGCGCCGCCGGCGGTGTTCGCGCTGCCGTTCTTCCAGCTCTACTCCTCGGTGGGCCTGTTCGACACGCACATCGCCGTGGCGCTGGCCCACTGCCTCTTCAACGTGCCCCTCGCGGTGTGGATCCTCGAGGGCTTCATGCGCGGCGTGCCGCGGGAGATCGACGAGACCGCCTACATCGACGGCTACTCGTTTCCGCGCTTCTTCGTGCGCATCTTCATGCCGCTGATCGCGAGCGGCATCGGCGTGGCCGCCTTCTTCTGCTTCATGTTCTCGTGGGTGGAGCTGCTGCTGTCGCGCACCCTCACCACCGTGGACGCCAAGCCCATCGCGGCGACCATGACGCGCACCGTCTCGGCCTCGGGCCTCGACTGGGGCGTGCTGGCCGCGGCGGGGGTGCTGACCATCGTGCCGGGCGCGCTCGTGATCTGGTTCGTGCGGAACTACATCGCCAAGGGCTTTGCGTTGGGGAGGGTGTGA
- a CDS encoding DUF2160 domain-containing protein, giving the protein MLNWMAWTWPTAAFFAVIALLLVTFTVLAIRRPETPRVGVLRIETTRGDRLFITLLGSAFINLIWLGLDLGPQPWALLVCLVYAAAVFRWV; this is encoded by the coding sequence ATGCTTAACTGGATGGCCTGGACCTGGCCCACGGCGGCCTTCTTCGCGGTGATCGCGCTCCTGCTCGTCACCTTTACCGTGCTGGCGATTCGCCGCCCCGAGACGCCGCGCGTGGGCGTCCTGCGGATCGAGACCACGCGCGGCGACCGCCTCTTCATCACGCTGCTCGGCTCGGCCTTCATCAACCTGATCTGGCTGGGGCTGGATCTGGGGCCGCAGCCCTGGGCGCTGCTCGTCTGCCTCGTCTACGCCGCCGCGGTGTTCCGCTGGGTGTAG
- a CDS encoding ABC transporter ATP-binding protein gives MAKITLDNLAHSYLAHPATDDDWALKELNHDWRDGEAYALLGASGCGKSTLLNIISGLVRPSRGRVLFDGRDVTDAPTAERNIAQVFQFPVVYDTMTVRENLAFPLKNRRLPAEEIARRVQKVAAMIDMEAQLSHKARGLTADAKQKISLGRGMVREDVNALLFDEPLTVIDPHMKWELRTQLRRLHDDFGHTMIYVTHDQTEALTFADKVVVMHDGRVVQIGTPQELFERPAHTFVGYFIGSPGMNLFDAEVEGHTARIGGAAVDLGASYAARGRVQVGVRPEFLRLHAGGEGLPARIRRVEDVGRHKIVRLDVGGTPASAILGEDEAVPDADRVSFAPEGVNVYEGDWRVAPAGEAA, from the coding sequence ATGGCCAAGATCACCCTCGACAACCTCGCCCACTCCTACCTCGCGCACCCCGCCACTGACGACGACTGGGCGCTCAAGGAGCTGAATCACGACTGGCGCGACGGCGAGGCCTACGCCCTGCTCGGCGCCTCGGGCTGCGGCAAGTCGACCCTTCTCAACATCATCTCGGGCCTCGTGCGCCCCAGCCGGGGCCGCGTCCTCTTCGACGGCCGCGACGTCACGGACGCCCCCACGGCCGAGCGCAACATCGCCCAGGTGTTCCAGTTCCCGGTCGTCTACGACACCATGACCGTGCGCGAGAACCTCGCCTTCCCGCTCAAGAACCGCCGCCTGCCCGCCGAGGAGATCGCGCGCCGGGTGCAGAAGGTCGCCGCCATGATCGACATGGAGGCGCAGCTCTCCCACAAGGCGCGGGGGCTGACCGCGGACGCCAAGCAGAAGATCTCGCTCGGCCGCGGCATGGTGCGCGAGGATGTGAACGCGCTGCTGTTCGACGAGCCGCTCACCGTGATCGACCCGCACATGAAGTGGGAGCTGCGCACCCAGCTACGCCGCCTGCACGACGACTTCGGCCACACCATGATCTACGTCACCCACGACCAGACCGAGGCGCTGACCTTCGCCGACAAGGTCGTGGTCATGCACGACGGCCGCGTGGTCCAGATCGGCACCCCGCAGGAGCTGTTCGAGCGCCCGGCCCACACCTTCGTGGGCTACTTCATCGGCTCGCCCGGCATGAACCTCTTCGACGCCGAGGTGGAGGGGCATACCGCCCGCATCGGCGGCGCCGCCGTGGACCTCGGTGCGTCCTACGCCGCGCGCGGCCGCGTGCAGGTCGGCGTGCGCCCCGAGTTCCTGCGCCTCCACGCCGGCGGCGAGGGGCTGCCCGCCCGCATCCGGCGGGTCGAGGACGTCGGCCGCCATAAGATCGTGCGCCTCGACGTGGGCGGCACGCCCGCCAGCGCGATCCTCGGCGAGGACGAGGCGGTGCCCGACGCCGACCGCGTCAGCTTCGCGCCCGAGGGCGTCAACGTCTACGAGGGCGACTGGCGCGTGGCGCCGGCGGGAGAGGCCGCATGA
- a CDS encoding ABC transporter ATP-binding protein, translating to MSLTLEAVSREVGGRTHIHPTTLHLENGTMNVLLGPTLSGKTSLMRLMAGLDQPTAGRVLWQDEDVTGMRVQDRRVAMVYQQFINYPSMTVRENIASPMKLMGVDRAEIDARVEETAALMKLTPFLERRPLELSGGQQQRCALARALVKNAGLVLLDEPLANLDYKLREELRAEIPRIFEESGAIFVYATTEPEEALLLGGHCATLWEGRVTQFGPTAEVYRRPADAVTARVFSDPPMNFVDVEKRGGAIRLGDGEHAASLGEGLPDGRYRAGFRPNHLGLEPAPGAIRFDTTLGVTEITGSETFVHLDHAGERWVGLVHGVRSLRPGQPLPVYLDPSRVYLFAEDGRLAATAPYAEAA from the coding sequence ATGAGCCTGACGCTGGAGGCCGTGAGCCGCGAGGTGGGCGGGCGCACCCACATCCACCCCACCACGCTGCACCTCGAGAACGGGACCATGAACGTCCTGCTCGGGCCCACCCTCTCGGGCAAGACGTCCCTCATGCGGCTGATGGCCGGGCTCGACCAACCCACCGCGGGCCGCGTGCTCTGGCAGGACGAGGACGTGACCGGCATGCGGGTGCAGGACCGCCGCGTGGCGATGGTCTACCAGCAGTTCATCAACTACCCCTCGATGACGGTGCGGGAGAACATCGCCTCGCCCATGAAGCTGATGGGCGTGGACCGCGCCGAGATCGATGCCCGCGTCGAGGAGACCGCGGCGCTGATGAAGCTGACCCCCTTCCTGGAGCGCCGGCCGCTGGAGCTGTCGGGCGGCCAGCAGCAGCGCTGCGCGCTCGCCCGCGCGCTGGTCAAGAACGCCGGCCTCGTGCTGCTCGACGAGCCGCTCGCCAACCTCGACTACAAGCTGCGCGAGGAGCTGCGCGCCGAGATCCCGCGCATCTTCGAGGAATCGGGCGCGATCTTCGTGTATGCGACCACCGAGCCCGAGGAGGCGCTGCTGCTCGGCGGCCACTGCGCCACCCTCTGGGAAGGGCGCGTCACCCAGTTCGGCCCCACCGCCGAGGTCTACCGCCGCCCCGCCGACGCCGTCACCGCGCGCGTCTTCTCGGACCCGCCCATGAACTTCGTGGACGTCGAGAAGCGCGGCGGCGCGATCCGCCTCGGCGACGGCGAGCACGCCGCCTCGCTGGGCGAGGGCCTGCCCGACGGGCGCTACCGCGCCGGCTTCCGTCCCAACCACCTCGGCCTCGAGCCCGCGCCGGGCGCGATCCGCTTCGACACCACCCTCGGCGTCACCGAGATCACCGGCTCCGAGACCTTCGTGCACCTCGACCACGCGGGCGAGCGCTGGGTCGGCCTCGTGCACGGGGTCCGCTCGCTGCGCCCCGGCCAGCCGCTGCCGGTCTACCTCGACCCGTCGCGCGTCTACCTCTTCGCCGAGGACGGCCGGCTGGCCGCCACGGCGCCCTACGCGGAGGCGGCGTGA
- a CDS encoding aldehyde dehydrogenase family protein codes for MSAEEARRVHARLTGAFSLDAVPDLAARRARLTALGRAIGARQDALVRAVSEDFRPRAESETLTAELAFVQGAIRHTLRHLRRWTAPRRDWVLQPLPGRAETWMEPKGVVGVFSPWNYPIQLALVPLVTAVAAGNRALLKPSERAPHSSEALAALVADVFPEDEAAVVLGGPKTAQALTALPFGHIFFTGSTATGRLVARAAAETLSPVTLELGGRSPAVALPGADPAEHAPAVAWGRWLNAGQTCVAPNHLWVPRGTEGAWADALMDSARGFLPRDYTGMIDPRAGARVRAMLDEARAAGAEVRTVEADVPVPPSVVLDPPRDGALMREEIFGPVLPILPYDAPEDVLRAEAGGTPLAAYVFGEHGAARRFLARMRSGGGAVNAAVLHLALHDRAFGGIGQSGHGAYHGERGFREFSHERTVFTPLSTRALRVLAPPYPDAARRLFRRMGR; via the coding sequence ATGAGCGCCGAGGAGGCCCGCCGGGTCCACGCCCGCCTCACGGGCGCGTTCTCGCTCGACGCCGTGCCGGACCTCGCCGCCCGCCGCGCGCGCCTGACGGCGCTGGGCCGGGCCATCGGCGCCCGGCAGGACGCCCTGGTGCGCGCCGTGTCCGAGGACTTCCGCCCCCGCGCCGAGAGCGAGACGCTGACGGCCGAGCTGGCCTTCGTGCAGGGCGCCATCCGCCACACCCTGCGCCACCTGCGCCGCTGGACCGCGCCGCGCCGCGACTGGGTGCTCCAGCCGCTGCCGGGCCGCGCCGAGACCTGGATGGAGCCCAAGGGCGTCGTCGGCGTGTTCTCGCCCTGGAACTACCCGATCCAGCTCGCCCTCGTGCCCCTCGTGACGGCGGTGGCGGCGGGCAACCGCGCGCTCCTCAAGCCCTCGGAGCGCGCGCCCCACAGCTCCGAGGCGCTGGCGGCCCTCGTGGCCGACGTCTTCCCCGAGGACGAGGCCGCCGTCGTCCTCGGCGGCCCCAAGACCGCCCAGGCGCTGACCGCGCTGCCCTTCGGCCACATCTTCTTCACCGGCTCCACCGCCACGGGCCGCCTCGTGGCGCGCGCCGCCGCCGAGACGCTCTCCCCCGTGACGCTGGAGCTGGGCGGGCGCAGCCCCGCCGTGGCCCTGCCCGGCGCCGATCCGGCCGAGCACGCCCCCGCGGTCGCCTGGGGCCGCTGGCTCAACGCCGGCCAGACCTGCGTGGCGCCGAACCACCTCTGGGTGCCGCGCGGCACCGAGGGCGCGTGGGCCGACGCGCTCATGGACAGCGCACGCGGCTTCCTGCCCCGCGACTACACCGGCATGATCGACCCCCGCGCCGGCGCCCGCGTCCGCGCCATGCTCGACGAGGCCCGCGCCGCCGGCGCCGAGGTTCGCACCGTGGAGGCGGACGTGCCGGTGCCGCCCTCCGTGGTTCTCGACCCGCCCCGCGACGGCGCGCTCATGCGCGAGGAGATCTTCGGCCCTGTGCTGCCGATCCTGCCCTACGACGCGCCCGAGGACGTGCTGCGCGCCGAGGCCGGGGGCACGCCGCTGGCGGCCTACGTGTTCGGCGAGCACGGCGCGGCCCGGCGGTTCCTGGCGCGGATGCGCTCGGGCGGCGGCGCGGTGAACGCGGCCGTCCTGCACCTCGCGCTCCACGACCGCGCCTTCGGCGGCATCGGCCAGAGCGGGCACGGCGCCTACCACGGCGAGCGCGGCTTCCGCGAGTTCAGCCACGAGCGCACCGTGTTCACGCCCCTCTCCACCCGCGCCCTGCGCGTGCTGGCCCCGCCCTACCCGGACGCCGCCCGGCGCCTGTTCCGGCGCATGGGGCGCTAG
- a CDS encoding glycosyltransferase family 2 protein — protein MSLLLLAFAIVALALALLYAAMTLVNLGALRPPPRGGAAQRPVSILIPARDEAGNIEGALHGALSQRDAEIEVVVLDDGSADGTDRIVEAAAAADPRVRLLRGAPLPEGWNGKQHACHQLAEAARHPVLLFVDADVRLAPDAVARLWTWLESFGLALVSGFPRQITRTLPEIVAIPQILVVLLGYLPVPMARARPDPAFAAGCGQLLMVTRGAYEAAGGHAAFRDRMHDGLNLPRNVRRAGGRTDLVDATPLAHVRMYEDWPAIVEGFSKNATEGMATPRALPVWTALLFGGHVLPFLVLPLALLAGAWGAAWLSLAAVVLLLAARTVLAWRMHQHPLSVLLHPVGVLVTLWIQFRALRDARRGRRVTWRGRAYGAR, from the coding sequence ATGTCGCTCCTCCTCCTGGCATTCGCGATCGTCGCCCTCGCGCTGGCGCTGCTCTACGCGGCGATGACCCTCGTGAACCTCGGTGCCCTGCGTCCGCCCCCCCGGGGCGGCGCCGCCCAGCGCCCCGTGTCGATCCTGATCCCGGCCCGCGACGAGGCCGGCAACATCGAGGGCGCCCTGCACGGCGCGCTCTCCCAGCGGGACGCCGAGATCGAGGTCGTGGTGCTCGACGACGGCTCCGCGGACGGCACCGACCGCATCGTCGAGGCCGCCGCCGCAGCCGATCCGCGCGTGCGCCTCCTGCGCGGCGCGCCGCTGCCCGAGGGCTGGAACGGCAAGCAGCACGCCTGCCACCAGCTGGCCGAGGCGGCCCGCCACCCGGTGCTCCTGTTCGTGGATGCCGACGTGCGCCTCGCCCCCGACGCCGTGGCGCGCCTGTGGACCTGGCTCGAGAGCTTCGGCCTCGCCCTCGTCTCCGGCTTTCCGCGCCAGATCACCCGCACGCTGCCCGAGATCGTGGCCATCCCCCAGATCCTCGTGGTGCTGCTGGGCTACCTGCCGGTCCCCATGGCCCGCGCGCGGCCCGACCCGGCCTTCGCCGCCGGCTGCGGCCAGCTCCTGATGGTGACGCGCGGCGCCTACGAGGCCGCGGGCGGCCACGCGGCCTTCCGCGACCGGATGCACGACGGCCTGAACCTGCCGCGAAACGTGCGCCGCGCCGGCGGGCGCACCGATCTCGTGGACGCCACCCCGCTGGCCCACGTGCGCATGTACGAGGACTGGCCCGCGATCGTGGAGGGGTTCTCGAAGAACGCCACCGAGGGCATGGCCACGCCCCGCGCCCTGCCGGTCTGGACCGCGCTCCTGTTCGGCGGCCACGTGCTGCCGTTCCTCGTGCTGCCCCTCGCCCTCCTCGCCGGGGCGTGGGGCGCCGCGTGGCTCTCGCTCGCGGCCGTGGTACTGTTGCTCGCGGCGCGCACCGTGCTCGCATGGCGGATGCACCAGCACCCGCTCTCCGTCCTTCTCCATCCCGTGGGAGTTCTCGTGACGCTCTGGATCCAGTTCCGCGCCCTGCGCGACGCCCGGCGGGGCCGCCGGGTGACTTGGCGCGGCCGCGCCTACGGCGCCCGATGA
- a CDS encoding carbohydrate ABC transporter permease yields the protein MNKTVNQKAWFLVLPVLVLVAFSAVIPLMTVVNYSVQDTFGNNVFFWAGLDWFRDMLRSERMWDALGRQLAFSAIILAIEVPLGIFVALHMPKSGFWSSFCLVAMSLPLLIPWNVVGTIWQIFGRVDIGLLGRTLEALGLDYNYTQDTLDAWVTVIVMDVWHWTSLVALLAFAGLRSIPDAYYQAAEIDQASRWAVFRYIELPKMAGVLMIAILLRFMDSFMIYTEPFVVTGGGPGNATTFLSIDLVKMALGQFDLGPAAAFSLMYFLVILLISWVFYTVMTNLDARDGR from the coding sequence ATGAACAAGACCGTCAACCAGAAGGCCTGGTTCCTGGTGCTGCCGGTGCTGGTGCTGGTGGCCTTCTCGGCGGTGATCCCGCTGATGACCGTGGTCAACTACTCGGTGCAGGACACGTTCGGGAACAACGTGTTCTTCTGGGCCGGCCTCGACTGGTTCCGCGACATGCTCCGGTCCGAGCGGATGTGGGACGCGCTGGGCCGCCAGCTCGCCTTCTCGGCGATCATCCTCGCCATCGAGGTGCCCCTCGGCATCTTCGTCGCCCTCCACATGCCCAAGAGCGGCTTCTGGTCGTCGTTCTGCCTCGTGGCGATGTCGCTGCCGCTCCTGATCCCGTGGAACGTGGTGGGCACGATCTGGCAGATATTCGGGCGCGTCGACATCGGCCTGCTGGGCCGCACCCTCGAGGCGCTGGGGCTGGACTACAACTACACCCAGGACACGCTCGACGCCTGGGTCACGGTGATCGTGATGGACGTCTGGCACTGGACCTCGCTGGTGGCGCTGCTGGCCTTCGCGGGCCTGCGCTCGATCCCGGATGCCTACTACCAGGCCGCCGAGATCGACCAGGCGAGCCGCTGGGCCGTGTTCCGCTACATCGAGCTGCCCAAGATGGCGGGCGTGCTGATGATCGCGATCCTCCTGCGGTTCATGGACTCGTTCATGATCTACACCGAGCCCTTCGTGGTCACCGGGGGCGGCCCCGGCAACGCCACCACCTTCCTGTCGATCGACCTCGTGAAGATGGCGCTTGGGCAGTTCGACCTCGGGCCCGCGGCGGCCTTCTCGCTGATGTACTTCCTGGTGATCCTGCTGATCTCCTGGGTGTTCTACACTGTGATGACCAACCTCGACGCGAGGGACGGGCGATGA
- a CDS encoding GIY-YIG nuclease family protein, which yields MFVYLMTNRPDGTLYVGVTVDLVRRVWEHRTHAAPGFTDRYNLERLVWFERHAGPEAAIRREKAIKHWRRAWKVALIRERNPGWRDLWEEIAR from the coding sequence ATGTTCGTCTACCTAATGACCAACCGGCCGGACGGGACGCTCTACGTCGGGGTGACGGTCGACTTGGTCCGGCGGGTATGGGAGCACCGCACCCATGCCGCGCCCGGCTTCACCGACCGCTACAACCTGGAGCGACTGGTCTGGTTCGAACGGCATGCCGGGCCGGAGGCGGCGATCCGGCGCGAGAAGGCGATCAAGCACTGGCGTCGGGCGTGGAAGGTGGCGCTGATTCGCGAGCGCAATCCCGGCTGGCGCGACCTGTGGGAAGAGATCGCCCGCTAG
- a CDS encoding lysophospholipid acyltransferase family protein — translation MAALADDPVALRSAALCRFFAGVMRREVGRGFRALRLLEPGLPALPEGAPLVVYANHPGWWDPAVFMVMQGALFPDRAPFGPIDAAALERYGFMRRIGMFGIDPDRRSGAVRFLRVGEHVLADPARMLWMTAQGRFADPRERPVALRPGLAHLLARVPGAVALPLALEYPFWSERRPEALAAFGAPVQPRGEGATDALAGELERAQDRLAAAAMARDPGRFRTLHGGTRGVGGVYGLWQAARARLGGRAHDPDHLPER, via the coding sequence GTGGCCGCCCTCGCGGACGACCCGGTCGCGCTGCGCAGCGCGGCGCTGTGCCGCTTCTTCGCCGGCGTCATGCGCCGCGAGGTGGGGCGCGGCTTCCGCGCCCTGCGCCTCCTGGAGCCGGGCCTGCCCGCGCTGCCCGAGGGCGCGCCGCTCGTGGTCTACGCCAACCATCCCGGCTGGTGGGATCCGGCCGTGTTCATGGTGATGCAGGGCGCGCTCTTCCCGGACCGCGCGCCCTTCGGCCCGATCGACGCCGCGGCGCTGGAGCGCTACGGCTTCATGCGCCGGATCGGCATGTTCGGCATCGACCCCGACCGGCGCTCCGGCGCGGTGCGCTTCCTGCGGGTGGGCGAGCACGTCCTCGCCGATCCGGCCCGCATGCTCTGGATGACCGCGCAGGGGCGCTTCGCCGACCCGCGCGAGCGCCCCGTCGCCCTGCGCCCCGGCCTCGCGCACCTCCTGGCCCGCGTGCCCGGCGCCGTGGCCCTGCCGCTGGCGCTCGAATACCCCTTCTGGTCCGAGCGCCGCCCCGAGGCGCTGGCTGCCTTCGGCGCGCCCGTGCAGCCGCGGGGCGAGGGCGCCACGGACGCGCTCGCAGGCGAGCTGGAGCGCGCGCAGGACCGCCTCGCCGCGGCGGCGATGGCGCGCGACCCCGGGCGGTTCCGCACCCTCCACGGCGGCACGCGGGGCGTGGGCGGGGTGTACGGCCTGTGGCAGGCGGCGCGCGCCCGTCTCGGGGGCCGCGCCCACGACCCAGACCACCTGCCGGAGCGCTGA
- a CDS encoding DeoR/GlpR family DNA-binding transcription regulator has translation MSQAVRHPKILDIARREGGVSVERLSEHFGVTLQTIRRDLAELAEAGQLERVHGGAVLPSGTVNIAYEERRRLHAGGKAAIARACAAQIPDGASVFLAIGTTAEAVAAALVHHRGLLVVTNNVNAARILGPRDGEVVVTGGTMRAADGGLVGDLARTAVEGFRFDVAVVGCSALDPSGDVLDFDGREAGVSRAAVARSRRAFLAADASKFARTAPVRVLSLEGLHAFVTDAPPPAALRARCEGWGTRVEVCPPGGS, from the coding sequence ATGTCCCAGGCCGTCCGCCACCCCAAGATCCTCGACATCGCCCGGCGCGAGGGCGGGGTCAGCGTGGAGCGGCTGTCGGAGCACTTCGGCGTGACGCTCCAGACCATCCGCCGCGACCTTGCGGAGCTGGCCGAGGCGGGCCAGCTCGAACGCGTCCACGGCGGCGCGGTGCTGCCCTCGGGCACGGTGAACATCGCCTACGAGGAGCGGCGGCGCCTCCATGCGGGCGGCAAGGCGGCGATCGCGCGGGCCTGCGCGGCGCAGATCCCCGACGGGGCCTCGGTGTTCCTGGCGATCGGCACCACGGCCGAGGCGGTGGCCGCGGCCCTCGTGCACCACCGCGGGCTCCTGGTGGTCACCAACAACGTGAACGCGGCGCGCATCCTCGGGCCGCGCGACGGCGAGGTGGTGGTGACGGGCGGCACGATGCGCGCCGCCGACGGGGGGCTGGTGGGCGACCTGGCCCGCACGGCGGTGGAGGGGTTCCGCTTCGACGTGGCGGTGGTGGGCTGCTCGGCGCTCGACCCCTCGGGCGACGTGCTCGACTTCGACGGGCGCGAGGCCGGGGTGAGCCGCGCCGCCGTGGCGCGGTCGCGGCGCGCGTTCCTGGCGGCCGACGCCAGCAAGTTCGCCCGCACCGCCCCCGTGCGCGTGCTGTCGCTGGAGGGCCTCCACGCCTTCGTGACCGACGCGCCGCCCCCCGCGGCGCTGCGGGCGCGCTGCGAGGGGTGGGGCACGCGGGTGGAGGTCTGCCCGCCGGGCGGGAGCTAG